In Juglans microcarpa x Juglans regia isolate MS1-56 chromosome 8D, Jm3101_v1.0, whole genome shotgun sequence, the following are encoded in one genomic region:
- the LOC121242760 gene encoding magnesium dechelatase SGRL, chloroplastic-like, which yields MACHCACYAFFLSPQRDFLDKTKFKPSCRSSPVLLSSINNTGVSYNPLVYETARLLGPPARFEASKLKVIYMGEDLNKYSGIIPRTYILSHCDFTANLTLTISNVINLDQLNGWYNKDDVVAEWKKVNDQMCLHVHCFVSGPNPLLDLAAEFRYHIFSKELPLVLKAVLHGDSVLFGEHPELLNALVRVYFHSSLRNYNRTECWGPLKNAAEGRQGDQTQGLLSGSEDGLKQKWRRPKSIIQALFAFLL from the exons ATGGCCTGCCATTGTGCTTGCTATGCTTTCTTCCTATCACCACAGAGGGATTTCCTCGACAAAACAAAGTTTAAACCATCATGCAGATCCAGTCCTGTTCTCCTTTCTTCCATAAACAATACTGGAGTCTCCTACAATCCTCTTGTCTATGAG ACTGCTAGGCTTTTGGGTCCTCCGGCAAGATTCGAAGCGTCAAAGCTGAAAGTAATTTACATGGGAGAAGACTTGAACAAGTATTCAGGAATTATTCCAAGAACCTACATCCTTTCCCACTGTGACTTCACTGCTAACTTAACCTTAACTATCTCTAATGTCATCAACCTTGATCAG TTGAATGGATGGTATAATAAGGATGATGTAGTTGCAGAATGGAAGAAAGTGAACGATCAAATGTGTCTTCATGTCCATTGCTTTGTCAGTGGTCCCAATCCCCTGCTAGACCTGGCTGCTGAGTTTAGATACCACATATTCTCGAAGGAATTGCCTTTG GTGCTCAAAGCTGTACTACATGGAGATTCAGTACTTTTTGGAGAGCATCCGGAGTTACTCAATGCTTTGGTGAGGGTATATTTCCATTCTAGTTTGCGAAACTACAATCGGACAGAATGTTGGGGTCCTCTAAAGAATGCTGCAGAG GGAAGACAAGGGGACCAAACCCAAGGGTTATTAAGTGGAAGTGAAGATGGTTTAAAGCAGAAGTGGAGACGCCCAAAATCCATCATCCAAGCTCTTTTTGCCTTCCTTCTTTGA
- the LOC121242243 gene encoding probable methyltransferase PMT25, giving the protein MAQVKYSRVDGRKSSSYRSTISIVVFVAFCLVGIWTLMSSIVPTQNSDLTSEEAVNQVVTENGSRQFDSSGGLPEDSTKEDSNTRNDQNIIERESGNVAEENQEKVATKESSDSEQTGLEERQGNNESDLVEGENKINTDESQDGPKQVDEVLGETVEKDATENNKEIQEKNQGSDELLPAGAQSEILNETNTQNGAWSTQAIESENEKESQQSSITKDDSDCRWKLCNVTAGPDYIPCLDNWQAIRKLPSMSHFEHRERHCPDEAPTCLVPLPKGYRQPIKWPESRGKIWYYNVPHTKLAVVKGHQNWVKITGEYLTFPGGGTQFINGALHYIDFIQKSLPAIAWGKRSRVILDVGCGVASFGGFLFERDVLAMSFAPKDEHEAQVQFALERGIPAISSVMGTKRLTFPSGVFDVVHCARCRVPWHIEGGKLLLELNRVLRPGGYFVWSATPVYRKNPEDSGIWKAMSELTKSMCWDLVVIGEDKLDGVKAAIYRKPTSNECYEKRPQNVPPICKESDDPNAAWNVPMQACMHKVPISASERGSRWPEQWPRRLEKAPYWLNSQVGVYRKGALEDFTADYKHWKNVVSKSYLNGMGINWSSVRNVMDMRAVYGGFAAALKDLKVWVMNVVPIDSPDTLPIIYERGLFGIYHDWCESFNTYPRSYDLLHADYLFSTLKRRCNLAAVFAEVDRILRPEGKLIIRDDGETVEEVEKMAKSLKWEIRLIYSEDNKGLLCVQKTLWRPTEMETIKSAIA; this is encoded by the exons ATGGCTCAGGTGAAATATTCTCGAGTCGATGGGAGGAAGTCTTCAAGTTACCGTTCAACCATATCTATAGTGGTTTTTGTTGCATTTTGTTTAGTTGGGATTTGGACTTTAATGTCGTCCATTGTTCCAACTCAGAATTCGGACTTGACTTCAGAGGAAGCCGTAAATCAAGTGGTGACTGAAAATGGTTCTAGGCAATTCGACAGTTCAGGTGGTTTGCCTGAGGATTCTACAAAAGAAGATAGCAACACAAGAAATGACCAAAACATAATCGAAAGGGAGTCTGGGAATGTTGCCGAGGAAAATCAGGAGAAAGTGGCTACAAAGGAGAGCTCTGACAGTGAGCAGACAGGCTTAGAGGAGAGACAGGGTAACAATGAATCAGACTTGGTTGAgggtgaaaataaaattaacacaGACGAGAGTCAAGATGGACCAAAACAGGTAGATGAAGTGCTTGGTGAGACTGTCGAAAAGGATGCTACTGAGAATAACAAGGAAATCCAGGAAAAAAATCAGGGCTCAGATGAGCTTTTACCTGCTGGTGCTCAGtctgaaattttgaatgaaacTAACACTCAAAATGGGGCTTGGTCAACCCAAGCAATAGAGTCCGAGAATGAGAAGGAATCACAACAATCTTCAATAACTAAGGATGACAGTGACTGCAGATGGAAACTTTGCAATGTAACTGCTGGGCCGGACTACATCCCTTGCCTTGACAATTGGCAAGCTATTAGAAAGCTGCCAAGTATGAGCCACTTTGAACATCGAGAAAGGCATTGCCCTGATGAAGCTCCAACATGTCTTGTTCCTCTACCTAAAGGATATAGGCAGCCAATTAAGTGGCCGGAAAGCAGAGGAAAG ATATGGTATTACAACGTTCCCCACACAAAGCTTGCAGTGGTTAAGGGGCACCAAAATTGGGTTAAAATTACCGGTGAATACCTCACTTTTCCTGGTGGTGGAACTCAGTTCATAAATGGGGCTCTTCACTACATCGATTTCATTCAAAAA TCTCTTCCTGCCATTGCATGGGGGAAAAGAAGCCGTGTGATATTAGATGTTGGGTGTGGAGTGGCTAGCTTTGGAGGTTTTCTTTTCGAAAGAGATGTTCTTGCAATGTCTTTTGCTCCCAAAGATGAGCACGAAGCTCAAGTACAGTTTGCACTTGAACGAGGAATCCCTGCCATATCATCAGTTATGGGAACTAAAAGACTTACCTTCCCTAGTGGTGTATTTGATGTTGTGCACTGTGCACGCTGTAGGGTCCCATGGCACATTGAAG GTGGTAAACTTCTTTTGGAGCTGAATCGCGTCTTGCGACCTGGTGGTTACTTTGTCTGGTCTGCTACTCCGGTTTATCGGAAGAATCCTGAAGACTCGGGCATTTGGAAAG CAATGTCTGAGCTAACAAAGTCAATGTGCTGGGATCTGGTGGTGATTGGAGAGGACAAATTGGATGGAGTGAAAGCAGCAATATACAGAAAACCAACTTCCAATGAGTGCTATGAAAAGAGGCCGCAAAATGTGCCTCCCATATGCAAAGAATCTGATGATCCAAATGCTGCCTG GAATGTACCGAtgcaagcatgcatgcacaaaGTGCCAATCAGTGCATCAGAGAGGGGGTCTCGCTGGCCTGAGCAATGGCCACGAAGGTTGGAGAAAGCACCTTACTGGTTGAATTCTCAGGTCGGAGTCTATCGCAAAGGTGCTCTGGAGGATTTCACTGCTGACTACAAACACTGGAAAAATGTTGTCTCCAAGTCATATTTGAATGGGATGGGAATCAATTGGTCTTCCGTGAGAAATGTTATGGACATGAGAGCTGTATATGGAGG GTTTGCTGCGGCACTAAAGGACTTGAAAGTGTGGGTTATGAATGTAGTCCCGATCGACTCTCCGGACACACTCCCAATAATATATGAGCGTGGTTTATTTGGAATATATCACGACTGGTGTGAATCATTTAATACCTATCCCAGATCTTACGATCTTCTCCATGCCGACTATCTCTTCTCAACTCTTAAAAGGAG GTGCAACTTAGCGGCAGTGTTTGCAGAGGTTGATAGGATCCTTAGGCCAGAAGGAAAGCTGATCATACGGGACGATGGTGAAACTGTAGAAGAAGTCGAGAAAATGGCTAAATCTTTAAAGTGGGAGATCAGATTAATTTATTCAGAAGACAATAAGGGATTGCTTTGTGTTCAGAAGACATTGTGGCGTCCCACAGAGATGGAGACAATTAAATCAGCTATCGCTTAA
- the LOC121243136 gene encoding putative wall-associated receptor kinase-like 16, whose protein sequence is MEELSKLLLQLISFIGMILLAMVAAAAAAAAAQAQPGCANKCGDNVEIPFPFGLSEECYLNKMFNISCDDSLSATIGVNVRVTNISIEAHEMHVLALVARDCTMPRVPSNPIIHPGFAQESLPFLQPKISSLFLAVTLRALLVGRKMKKYTRQGADLNETLASPLITFRNGQAIGVQWYLIGQLGRKDAKKLRENRITHVRIRIVNAIIQKQGRGTSANAGRVTKGTHTSLTVAKLAEEVLVRFTKVFLADNKIVAIKKSKIEDENQIEQFINEVVVLSQINHRHVVKLLGCCLETQVPLLVYEFVPKGTLFKYIHQESNASTFPWETRLRIVAETAEALWYLRSAASIPIIHRDVKSTNILLDDDFTAKVSDFGTSRLVPRDQMQLAIVVQGTLGYLDPEYLQINQLTEKSDVYGFGVVLVELLTGKEALLFARSKEQRSLAMYFISSIKEERLFEILENHIVAEGNKEQIQQFVELARRCLAVKGDERPTMREVAMELEGIREMQERLWFNMVANSEEVEHLLGETCEANKYGGSSSTVTTGYHHSMNDHGTYDLGDGR, encoded by the exons ATGGAAGAACTCTCGAAGTTGCTTTTGCAATTAATCTCATTCATTGGAATGATACTGCTTGCGATGGTGGCAGCAGCGGCAGCGGCAGCGGCAGCTCAAGCCCAACCTGGCTGCGCCAACAAGTGTGGGGATAATGTAGAAATTCCATTTCCATTTGGCTTGAGTGAAGAATGCTACTTGAACAAGATGTTCAATATTAGTTGTGATGACTCTCTTAGTGCAACGATAGGGGTCAACGTCCGTGTTACAAACATATCCATTGAGGCTCATGAAATGCATGTCCTGGCACTTGTAGCCCGAGACTGTACAATGCCTCGGGTTCCATCGAATCCGATTATCCATCCTGGTTTTGCGCAGGAAAGTTTACCATTTCTACAACCAAAAATCAGTTCATTGTTCTTGGCTGTGACACTGAGGGCATTATTAGTtgggagaaaaatgaaaaaatatactcGACAGGGTGCAGATCTCAAT GAAACTTTAGCTTCTCCACTGATTACCTTCAGAAACGGCCAAGCCATTGGCGTCCAATGGTACTTGATTGGGCAATTGGGGAGGAAAGATGCGAAGAAGCTCAGAGAAAACCGAATTACGCATGTCAGGATCCGAATAGTGAATGCCATAATCCAAAAACAAGGTCGGGGTACCAGTGCAAATGCAGGCAGGGTTACCAAGGGAACCCATACCTCCCTCACGGTTGCCAAG TTGGCCGAGGAGGTTTTGGTACGGTTTACAAAGGTTTTTTTAGCAGACAATAAGATCGTTGCCATCAAGAAGTCCAAGATAGAGGATGAAAACCAAATTGAGCAATTCATCAACGAGGTTGTTGTGCTCTCCCAAATTAATCATAGGCATGTTGTCAAACTCTTGGGATGTTGTTTAGAGACACAAGTTCCTTTGCTTGTCTACGAATTTGTCCCGAAGGGTACCCTTTTCAAGTACATTCATCAGGAAAGCAATGCGTCCACATTTCCATGGGAAACCCGCTTGAGGATAGTTGCAGAAACAGCTGAGGCACTATGGTAt CTACGTTCTGCAGCCTCAATACCTATAATTCACAGGGATGTAAAATCAACAAATATACTGCTTGATGATGATTTCACTGCAAAAGTCTCCGACTTTGGAACTTCAAGATTGGTTCCGAGAGATCAAATGCAACTAGCCATTGTAGTACAAGGAACTCTTGGATACTTAGATCCTGAATACTTGCAAATAAACCAATTGACAGAGAAAAGTGATGTCTATGGCTTTGGAGTGGTGCTCGTGGAGCTACTTACAGGAAAGGAGGCACTTTTATTTGCTAGGTCCAAGGAGCAAAGAAGTCTGGCtatgtattttatttcttcCATAAAAGAGGAAAGATTGtttgaaattcttgaaaatcacatagTTGCAGAAGGAAATAAGGAGCAGATCCAACAATTTGTGGAGCTTGCAAGGAGATGCTTAGCAGTAAAAGGGGATGAGAGGCCTACAATGAGGGAAGTAGCAATGGAATTAGAAGGAATAAGAGAGATGCAGGAGCGTCTCTGGTTTAACATGGTAGCAAATTCAGAAGAGGTAGAACACTTGCTTGGTGAGACATGCGAGGCTAACAAATATGGGGGAAGTAGCAGTACCGTAACTACTGGATATCATCATAGCATGAATGACCATGGAACCTACGACTTGGGAGATGGAAGATGA